From Stenotrophomonas sp. SAU14A_NAIMI4_8:
GAAGTCGTTGGACGGGAAACCCAACACGGCGAAACCGCGGCTGGCGTACTGCTTCTGCAGCGCTTCCAGCCCTTCGTACTGGGGGGTGTAGCCGCACTTGCTGGCCGTATTGACCACCAGCAGCACCTGGCCCTGGTAGCGCTTGAGCAGGTTCACCTGCTGCTTGCCGGCCAGCGGCCGGTAATTCACGTCCAACAGGTCGGCGGCCACGGCGCTGGCGGAACCCGCCAGGCCCAGCGCCAGCACAGCCAGCAGGGACAGGCCGCGCAGGCGGCGCGGAGCAGTGAGAAACACAGGCATGCGGGACATTCCACGGTAGCTGCAACAGGGGCCCGGCCCTTGCAGACCGGGGATCGGCCGAACTATAGCACCGGCCTGCCAGCGCACTGTCGCGGCCGCCGGGCATCCACTTTGCCCGCCGTGGCGGCACGCGCGGGGCCCGATTGGCGCGCCCTTGCTGGACACGCCGTACACATGTATGAATGCCAGGCCCGTGTCCAGGACGGCGTTCGCCGATGCCATTGCAATGAAATCAACAGCTTGGATTTGCAACCGCGCCCGTTCATGGCCCCTGCCATCAGTTGGGGCGCGTCGGGGGTTGCACATAGGCGTGCCGGTGTTATAGTTGCATACAACACCAGTCACCTGAGACAGGGGGAACCATGAACATCCGGATGCGTCGCAGCCATACCGCTCCCGCGGTCACCGCTGTTTCAACCCTGTTCGTGCTGACGTGGCTGCTGCTGCCGGCACCGCCGGCAGAATCCTCCCCCTCCCCCGATTCCACGCAGGACGCGATCTCCACCCCGGCAGGGACCGCCGAACCCTCCCCCCCGCGTCGGCTGCACAGCTCCCTGTCCATGCCGTATTTCTCGTTCGCACAGCCGCTGACCCCACGGAGCTGACCATGAGCGACATCCAGTGGAGCGACGGCGCTCCCATCTACCGCCAGCTGAAGGAGCGCGTGATTGCCATGATGCTCGACGGCATCCTGAAGCCGGGCGATGCCCTGCCCTCGGTCCGCCAGGTGGCGGCCGACTATCAACTGAACCCCATCACCGTTTCGCGCGCTTACCAGGAACTGGCCGATGAAGGCCTGGTGGAAAAGCGCCGCGGCTTGGGCATGTTCATGACCGAGCAGGCGGCCACGCAGCTGCGCAGCAGCGAGCGCGACCGCTTCCTCAACGAAGAATGGCCGGCGGTCCTGGAGCGCATCCAGCGCCTGGGCCTGAGCCTGAACGAATTGCTGCCCCAGGGGAAATCCTCATGAATGCCAGTGTCGTGAACGTTGAATCCAGCCCAGCGGTGATTACCGCCAAGGGTCTGCGCAAGGCTTACAAGAACACCCTCGCCCTCGACAACACCACCTTCGACATCCCCGCCGGGCGCATCGTCGGCCTGATCGGCCCCAATGGCGCCGGCAAGACCACCGCGCTGAAGGCCATCCTGGGCCTGACCTCGGTGGAGGGCGAGCTGAGCGTGCTCGGCCGTGACCCGCGCCTGCACCGCGACGAGCTGATGAAGGAGATCTGCTTCATCGCCGACGTGGCGGTGCTGCCGCGCTGGCTGCGCGTGCGCGAGGCCATCGACTTCGTCGCCGGCGTGCATCCGCGCTTCGACCGCGCCCGCTGCGAACGCTTCCTGGCCAACACCAAACTGCAGCCCAAGCAGCGCGTGCGCGAGCTGTCCAAGGGCATGATCGTGCAGCTGCACCTGGCCCTGGTGATGGCCATCGACGCCCGCATCCTGGTGCTGGACGAGCCGACCCTGGGCCTGGACATCCTGTACCGCAAGGAGTTCTACCAGCGCCTGCTGGAAGACTACTTCGACGAGCAGAAGACCATCATCGTCACCACCCACCAGGTGGAAGAGATCGAGCACATCCTCAGCGATGTGATGTTCATCCGTGACGGCCGCATCGTGCTCAGCGCCGAAATGGACGAAGTGGGCGAGCGTTATACCGAACTGCTGGTCGGCGCCGAACAGCTGGAAACCGCGCGCGCCCTCAAGCCGATCGACGAGCGCAGCCAGGCCTTCGGCAAGACCGTGCTGCTGTATGACGGCGTGCCGCGCAGCCAGCTTTCCACCCTGGGCGAAACCCGCACTGCGGGCCTGGCCGATCTGTTCGTTGCTGTCATGAAGGGGACCTACGCATGAATGCCGTCAATCATCCGGTCAGCCCCGCAGGCACGCTGCGCTGGCTGCTCAAGCGCGAATACTGGGAAAACCGCGGTGGTTTCCTGTACGCCCCGGTTATCGCCGGCATTGTTTCGTTGCTGATGAGCGGCATCGGCATCGGCCTGGGCCTGTTCGCCCTGCATCGTGCCGCGCGCGATGGCGGCCTGCACATCGACGGCGAGGACGTGAACATCAACGGCCTGGATCTGGGCCTGTTGACCCGCCAGATCAGCGCAAAGGACATGGCGGACCTGGGCAACGGCCTGGACCTGACCCTCATCCTCAGCTCGACCTGGCCCTTCCTGGTACTGGCCTTCGTGGTGTTCTTCTACTGCCTGGGTGCGCTGTACGACGATCGCCGCGACCGCAGCATCCTGTTCTGGAAGTCGCTGCCGCTGTCCGATACCCAGACCGTCC
This genomic window contains:
- a CDS encoding ABC transporter ATP-binding protein, which encodes MNASVVNVESSPAVITAKGLRKAYKNTLALDNTTFDIPAGRIVGLIGPNGAGKTTALKAILGLTSVEGELSVLGRDPRLHRDELMKEICFIADVAVLPRWLRVREAIDFVAGVHPRFDRARCERFLANTKLQPKQRVRELSKGMIVQLHLALVMAIDARILVLDEPTLGLDILYRKEFYQRLLEDYFDEQKTIIVTTHQVEEIEHILSDVMFIRDGRIVLSAEMDEVGERYTELLVGAEQLETARALKPIDERSQAFGKTVLLYDGVPRSQLSTLGETRTAGLADLFVAVMKGTYA
- a CDS encoding glutathione peroxidase; this translates as MPVFLTAPRRLRGLSLLAVLALGLAGSASAVAADLLDVNYRPLAGKQQVNLLKRYQGQVLLVVNTASKCGYTPQYEGLEALQKQYASRGFAVLGFPSNDFKGQEPGDEKQIQDFCTLTYGVKFPMFEKVHVVGEQATPLYQRLTAATGVAPGWNFHKYLIGRDGKVIAQFASKVTPDDPQLGAAISKALAAPAPR
- a CDS encoding GntR family transcriptional regulator yields the protein MSDIQWSDGAPIYRQLKERVIAMMLDGILKPGDALPSVRQVAADYQLNPITVSRAYQELADEGLVEKRRGLGMFMTEQAATQLRSSERDRFLNEEWPAVLERIQRLGLSLNELLPQGKSS